TGCTGATCCTGATCTTCGCCACGGTGATGCTGGTCGAGCTGCTGGCGATGTGGCTGCGGAGTCGGTGGTGAGAGGAGGCGCCTCGCATGGGCGGGGCGCTTCCTGGAGGCGACGATCGGCGGCTTGCTGCGAAACACCCCCGCGTGCGCGGGGCGGATGGCGTGATGGTCGAGCCCGACCGAGCGGAAGCAGAAACACCCCCGCGTGCGCGGGGCGGATTTCGCGTTGCACCGCAGGATCACCGCCGCCGGGGAAACACCCCCGCGTGCGCGGGGCGGATACTTGTTGACCTGGGGTTCTACCGATCAGTAACCGAGTTTTCGACCACTTGGATTTCGAGTCTATCGATCAGGAGCCCCGACCAGAGCAGCACAGCCACCCTCAGCCGCCCCGCCAAGTCATCACACCGGCTTATCGGGCACCGCAACCAGACTGATGACGTGCCGGGTGCGCCCCTCGCCGGGCTCGTTACGGCGTTCGACGGCTGCTTCGAGTTCTTCGACGAGTTCGGTGTATTCCTCGTCGGTGACCCAGACGACGCCCTGCCGGTAGAGCAGGTTCTCCTGCGCGGGTTCGGTGTCCTCGCGGCTCAGGTAGCGGTCGAAGTCGCCGATCAGGGCGCCGCTGAAGACGGCGAAGGCCTTGCGGTGGTCGTCCTTGGTCATGGTCTCGCGGACGTCGCCCTCTATGCGCGCCTTCTCCTGCCGAACGCGGTAGCTGCGTTCGACGGTGCCGCGGACGGGTCTTTCCCGCACAACCTCCAGGATCTCGGCCTGGGCGAGCGCGGCGACGTGCCGGTACATCGTCGCCGCCGGGATATCGGGCAGCCGTTCGCGCAGCTGAGCGGTGGTCAGCTCATCGTGACCCAACAGGGTTTGCAGGATGCGCAGCCGAACTGGGTGGAGAAGAAGATCCGCGGTCGCCATGGCTACATGTTCTCACATCTGATAACGTTCTCGCCATTGAGAACATTCGCACGTCAGGGAGCGGAACGTTGTACGACCTCGATATGACGATCACGGCAGACGACGGCACCGCGCTGGCAGGCACCCTGTCGCTGCCCATCGGACCGGGTCCGCACCCCACCGTCCTGCTGTTGCACGGCTCCGGTCCGCTGGACCGCGATGGCAACGCGGCGAAGCTCAGGTCGAATATCGGCCCGGAGCTGGCCACGGCCTTGGCGGCCAAGGGAATCGGCATGCTGCGCTACGACCGGCGCGGCGCGGGCGCCACCCCCGGCGACTGGCAGCGCACCGGCTTCTACGACAACCGCCGCGATGCCGCCGCCGCGATCACGGCGTTGGCCGCGCATCCCGACGTGCGCACCGATTCCATCGGCGTCATCGGCCACAGCGAGGGCGCCCTGCACGCCATGGCTTTGGCCGCCCAGGACGAGGTCCGCGCCGTGGTGTTGCTGGCCGGTTTCGCCGGAGTGGGCGAGGACGCCCTGCGTTGGCAGGCCCGTTCGGTGATCCAGGGCATGCCCGCGCCCGTGCGGCTGCTGCGCCGTCCGGCCGAGGCCCTGCTCAACCGGGTTCTCAACCGCCTCAAGAACTCCACCACCGACGTGGTCCGGATTGCGGGCGCCCCGATGAACGCCCGATGGATGCGCGAGATGCTCACCCACGACACCCGCAAGGACCTGGTGGCCGCCAAGGCCGAGGTCCTCGCCATCACCGGCGACAAGGACATCCAGGTCGATCCCGCCGATCTGATCGCGATCGAACGGCTGGTGCCCGGCGCCGTCGAGATCCACCGCAGCCCCGACCTCACCCACATCCTGCGCCGCGATTCGGGCACACCGAGTTTGCGGTCCTACCGCCGACTGTTCGGCGAGCCGGTCGACCCCGACCTGCTCTCGCTGGTCGGCACCTGGTTGCGCGAGCGACTGACCGCTACCCCGAACGCCTGATCCACTCCCCCAGCACTATCCGAGAAGGAGCACTTCGGCATGTCCACGTCAGCTTCGAACACCGGAAAATACAGCGGCGATCTCGTGTTGTTCATGGCGATCGCCTTCGTCGTGAGCTGGGCGTTGTGGGGAGTGGCGATCGCGATGGGCGGGCCCGCGGTGAACCCGGCCGCGACCCTGCCCCACCTGGTGGGGGCGTTCGGCCCGGCGATCGCGGCACTGGTGATCCGCATCCGCCGAGGTCGACGCGGTGAACCCGTCCCCGAACACGCGGTGCGCTCCCGATTCAAGACCCTGGGCTGGGTGCCGGTGTTGATGGTGCTGGCCTCGGCGACCGTGCTGTCGGGCGGCCTGCTCGCGGGCGTGTCGGGCAGTGCCCCCATGCCCAGCGTCGACACCGCGATGGCCGTGTTGACCGCGCAGAGCCCGGTGATGTTCCTGGCCATGATGGTGATCTCCGGCCCGCTGGCGGAGGAACCGGGCTGGCGCGGCACCGCCTACCCGAGGATGCGCGCGTCGATGAGCCGCCTCCAGATCGGTCTGGTGCTCGGCACCATCTGGGCGGTGTGGCATCTGCCGCTGTTCTTCATCGCCGGAACCGTCCAGTCCCAGCTCGGCCTGGCCACGCCCAGCGGCGTGCTGTTCGCGGTCAGCTCCATCCCGATGGCGATGCTGTGCTGCTGCGCCTACGAGCGGGCCGGCGTCGTGGCCTCGGTGGCCGTGCACTTCGCGGTGAACCTGACGATGGTCCTGACGAATGTGCAGGCTCCCGTCACCCTGGCGCTGATCATGGGAATTCAGGCGATCGTCGTCGCGATCCTGCTGGCCACGGGCAAGGACAAGGCCGCATCGGGAGCCCCGGCCGCGACCAGCGACGAACCGAAGGTCGCCGAGAACGCCTGAGCAGGTCGGCCAGCTCGCCCGCCGTTCGACTAGGACTCACCGGCCGATCCACGCCGCGTTGTCCGGGTCAGTTCCCGGGTCTGTTCTTGAAGGATGTCGATCGTGCGGGTCACGTAGTCCGCGATGAGTTCCTGCTCCGCAGGCGAGTAGCGCGCCACCATGGCCTGCATCGCCGTGGACAGGCCGCCGAAGATCTCCCCGAAACCTTCCCGGCCCCTGCCTGCCACGCTGATCACCACGCGGCGGCGGTCGGCGGGGTCGGGGGTCTTCGTCACCAGGTCCAAGCGTTCCAAGCGATCGACCATGCCGGTCACCGCTCCC
This Actinoalloteichus hymeniacidonis DNA region includes the following protein-coding sequences:
- a CDS encoding helix-turn-helix domain-containing protein, coding for MATADLLLHPVRLRILQTLLGHDELTTAQLRERLPDIPAATMYRHVAALAQAEILEVVRERPVRGTVERSYRVRQEKARIEGDVRETMTKDDHRKAFAVFSGALIGDFDRYLSREDTEPAQENLLYRQGVVWVTDEEYTELVEELEAAVERRNEPGEGRTRHVISLVAVPDKPV
- a CDS encoding alpha/beta hydrolase → MTITADDGTALAGTLSLPIGPGPHPTVLLLHGSGPLDRDGNAAKLRSNIGPELATALAAKGIGMLRYDRRGAGATPGDWQRTGFYDNRRDAAAAITALAAHPDVRTDSIGVIGHSEGALHAMALAAQDEVRAVVLLAGFAGVGEDALRWQARSVIQGMPAPVRLLRRPAEALLNRVLNRLKNSTTDVVRIAGAPMNARWMREMLTHDTRKDLVAAKAEVLAITGDKDIQVDPADLIAIERLVPGAVEIHRSPDLTHILRRDSGTPSLRSYRRLFGEPVDPDLLSLVGTWLRERLTATPNA
- a CDS encoding CPBP family intramembrane glutamic endopeptidase, which produces MSTSASNTGKYSGDLVLFMAIAFVVSWALWGVAIAMGGPAVNPAATLPHLVGAFGPAIAALVIRIRRGRRGEPVPEHAVRSRFKTLGWVPVLMVLASATVLSGGLLAGVSGSAPMPSVDTAMAVLTAQSPVMFLAMMVISGPLAEEPGWRGTAYPRMRASMSRLQIGLVLGTIWAVWHLPLFFIAGTVQSQLGLATPSGVLFAVSSIPMAMLCCCAYERAGVVASVAVHFAVNLTMVLTNVQAPVTLALIMGIQAIVVAILLATGKDKAASGAPAATSDEPKVAENA
- a CDS encoding MarR family winged helix-turn-helix transcriptional regulator translates to MARGEDGDPGPALGRELSTAVVAFHEAVGSYLGVSAVDQRALGVIGAHGPLSAGALATLIGLTPGAVTGMVDRLERLDLVTKTPDPADRRRVVISVAGRGREGFGEIFGGLSTAMQAMVARYSPAEQELIADYVTRTIDILQEQTRELTRTTRRGSAGES